Proteins encoded by one window of Amaranthus tricolor cultivar Red isolate AtriRed21 chromosome 4, ASM2621246v1, whole genome shotgun sequence:
- the LOC130810180 gene encoding uncharacterized protein LOC130810180 isoform X2, translated as MFSGLNLFSLCGCTVPIVVAEPVVELGEATVDDMATEAAIPEVVVTSLEVPATQVTADTPAPVPARTTRRRGKGKAPTVAYQRPPSLPSPLRFVRMYLDSRRDTGTSSVAKPVTDEEVASLLRSNPSEEEAYEPIGLLVTEGEEVTMALSLSQIENAIKQTLLSSHSRSR; from the exons ATGTTTTCAGGATTGAATCTCTTTTCTTTGTGTGGTTGCACAGTTCCTATTGTAGTAGCTGAGCCAGTCGTTGAGTTAGGGGAAGCCACAGTGGATGATATGGCTACTGAAGCTGCCATTCCTGAAGTTGTGGTAACCTCACTTGAGGTCCCTGCGACGCAGGTCACTGCTGACACTCCTGCCCCTGTTCCAGCTAGGACTACCCGTCGAAGGGGTAAGGGTAAGGCTCCGACTGTGGCGTACCAGAGGCCTCCTTCGCTTCCTTCTCCTCTTCGCTTTG TGAGGATGTATTTGGACTCGAGGCGGGATACAGGCACTTCGTCAGTGGCCAAGCCTGTCACTGATGAGGAAGTTGCCTCCCTCTTGAGGTCCAATCCTTCTGAAGAGGAGGCTTATGAGCCCATTGGGCTCCTGGTGACTGAAGGAGAGGAGGTGACGATGGCCCTCTCTCTAAGTCAGATTGAAAATGCTATTAAACAG ACTCTTCTGAGTAGCCACAGCCGTTCACGCTGA
- the LOC130810180 gene encoding uncharacterized protein LOC130810180 isoform X1 yields MFSGLNLFSLCGCTVPIVVAEPVVELGEATVDDMATEAAIPEVVVTSLEVPATQVTADTPAPVPARTTRRRGKGKAPTVAYQRPPSLPSPLRFVRMYLDSRRDTGTSSVAKPVTDEEVASLLRSNPSEEEAYEPIGLLVTEGEEVTMALSLSQIENAIKQVSFLSFANLHSLCFDICS; encoded by the exons ATGTTTTCAGGATTGAATCTCTTTTCTTTGTGTGGTTGCACAGTTCCTATTGTAGTAGCTGAGCCAGTCGTTGAGTTAGGGGAAGCCACAGTGGATGATATGGCTACTGAAGCTGCCATTCCTGAAGTTGTGGTAACCTCACTTGAGGTCCCTGCGACGCAGGTCACTGCTGACACTCCTGCCCCTGTTCCAGCTAGGACTACCCGTCGAAGGGGTAAGGGTAAGGCTCCGACTGTGGCGTACCAGAGGCCTCCTTCGCTTCCTTCTCCTCTTCGCTTTG TGAGGATGTATTTGGACTCGAGGCGGGATACAGGCACTTCGTCAGTGGCCAAGCCTGTCACTGATGAGGAAGTTGCCTCCCTCTTGAGGTCCAATCCTTCTGAAGAGGAGGCTTATGAGCCCATTGGGCTCCTGGTGACTGAAGGAGAGGAGGTGACGATGGCCCTCTCTCTAAGTCAGATTGAAAATGCTATTAAACAGGtatcttttttatcttttgccaATTTACATTCCCtttgttttgatatttgttCCTGA
- the LOC130810180 gene encoding uncharacterized protein LOC130810180 isoform X3 produces MATEAAIPEVVVTSLEVPATQVTADTPAPVPARTTRRRGKGKAPTVAYQRPPSLPSPLRFVRMYLDSRRDTGTSSVAKPVTDEEVASLLRSNPSEEEAYEPIGLLVTEGEEVTMALSLSQIENAIKQVSFLSFANLHSLCFDICS; encoded by the exons ATGGCTACTGAAGCTGCCATTCCTGAAGTTGTGGTAACCTCACTTGAGGTCCCTGCGACGCAGGTCACTGCTGACACTCCTGCCCCTGTTCCAGCTAGGACTACCCGTCGAAGGGGTAAGGGTAAGGCTCCGACTGTGGCGTACCAGAGGCCTCCTTCGCTTCCTTCTCCTCTTCGCTTTG TGAGGATGTATTTGGACTCGAGGCGGGATACAGGCACTTCGTCAGTGGCCAAGCCTGTCACTGATGAGGAAGTTGCCTCCCTCTTGAGGTCCAATCCTTCTGAAGAGGAGGCTTATGAGCCCATTGGGCTCCTGGTGACTGAAGGAGAGGAGGTGACGATGGCCCTCTCTCTAAGTCAGATTGAAAATGCTATTAAACAGGtatcttttttatcttttgccaATTTACATTCCCtttgttttgatatttgttCCTGA